In Gimesia benthica, a single window of DNA contains:
- a CDS encoding MSCRAMM family protein, which produces MVATKAGFTSAMWSMWPEYRRSKISLRMKSDTAALSGTITDENGNPVADAVVTLQPDQYPIPGFLMAKTDSQGRYTIKDLNAWNSDKSNTKSPSSKKGYTASRCLFRVHHADYPITIGSYSQLPQTVDVTLHPPAIVEGQVVDLVTGEPLADVEVHAQGIARHGGFTTRTDANGNYKLRMTNDYYNIWAVAPERMPLAIKALKVTEGQRQTGRDIPMARGGYVTGKVIDPATDQPIDGDKRKMQVAHHGPARPMTGAAVTSTRVQADGTYRLHVAPGRNYIYLMNGSSTPGYLKVGDGQTVHRDIVIGELAEKPLVPDPDLMLRQKLMSAAMFDNRKQSPPAETEEKKAALPPKESVGKLLAELKEMNSGSDRFSDEWANQLWKIAALGPEVVPELVAELDQTSDDMMLRCLGFILRGIGDKRAVPGLIRGIPKTLIRPSSDMGLRIRGTDVAPLKFMQQHDLQPKHRDNEYGFGRPVREIFGALESLTGQNFGDQQLYHIFLNEYDFPSQKQAKAALFHQVAARWAEWWENHGRELTDDPAFYQVNLPPLSAPAATDSIPSSALLKTKSGTSGWVLQSIRSAPEGLVFYDLDTGRAAPLPERWREKEISEDRFKEIQEWAAGQGYDMLGDEIKGEEGQTQFVLRPIGLRTWELPKSRWKESLSQTSIDALQAEGRANKQDLLVSFDPETNQARPLDTVTFFYITREGTPGILYVGIEVQDDSLKSGGVSTGDNELNPVAFRKGRRFGLNRLVTGANLFRGR; this is translated from the coding sequence ATGGTTGCCACCAAGGCTGGTTTTACTTCGGCGATGTGGTCGATGTGGCCAGAGTACCGCCGATCTAAAATATCTCTGCGTATGAAATCAGACACGGCTGCCTTGAGCGGTACGATTACCGATGAGAACGGAAACCCGGTTGCTGATGCGGTGGTCACCCTGCAGCCAGATCAGTATCCGATACCGGGATTCCTGATGGCCAAAACCGACAGCCAGGGGCGGTACACCATTAAGGACCTGAATGCCTGGAATTCAGATAAGTCGAACACAAAGTCCCCGTCGAGTAAAAAAGGGTACACGGCTTCGCGATGCTTGTTCCGGGTACATCACGCAGATTATCCGATCACGATCGGCTCGTATTCACAGCTTCCACAAACTGTTGATGTTACATTGCATCCCCCGGCGATTGTGGAAGGGCAGGTGGTTGATCTGGTGACGGGAGAACCGCTGGCCGATGTTGAGGTTCATGCGCAAGGGATCGCCCGGCATGGTGGTTTCACAACCAGGACGGATGCCAACGGAAACTACAAACTCCGCATGACGAACGATTATTACAATATCTGGGCCGTCGCACCGGAGCGGATGCCCCTGGCGATCAAAGCCCTGAAAGTGACGGAGGGACAGCGGCAGACGGGGCGGGATATCCCGATGGCCCGGGGTGGCTATGTGACCGGGAAAGTGATAGATCCGGCGACGGACCAACCCATTGATGGTGACAAACGGAAGATGCAAGTGGCCCATCACGGTCCGGCGCGACCGATGACCGGGGCCGCAGTCACTAGCACCAGAGTGCAGGCCGATGGAACCTATCGTCTGCACGTGGCGCCGGGACGTAACTACATTTACCTGATGAACGGGAGCTCTACCCCGGGTTATCTGAAAGTCGGCGATGGTCAGACCGTGCACCGTGATATTGTCATCGGTGAGCTGGCGGAGAAGCCACTTGTTCCTGACCCGGACCTGATGTTACGGCAGAAGTTAATGAGCGCCGCGATGTTTGATAATCGAAAACAGTCCCCACCTGCTGAAACCGAGGAGAAAAAGGCAGCGTTGCCTCCCAAAGAATCTGTTGGAAAACTACTGGCGGAACTTAAGGAGATGAACTCAGGGTCGGACCGGTTCAGTGATGAGTGGGCCAATCAGCTGTGGAAGATCGCAGCCCTGGGACCTGAGGTGGTGCCGGAACTGGTCGCGGAACTGGATCAGACATCGGATGATATGATGCTCCGCTGTCTCGGTTTTATCTTGCGTGGGATTGGCGACAAACGCGCGGTTCCCGGCCTGATCCGGGGAATTCCCAAAACGTTAATTCGCCCCAGTTCCGACATGGGATTGCGGATTCGGGGAACCGATGTCGCACCTCTCAAATTCATGCAACAGCATGACCTGCAGCCGAAACACAGAGACAATGAGTATGGATTTGGTCGGCCTGTCCGCGAAATCTTTGGTGCCCTGGAGTCGCTGACCGGTCAGAATTTTGGTGACCAGCAGCTGTATCACATTTTTCTGAATGAGTACGATTTCCCCAGTCAGAAACAGGCCAAGGCGGCTCTGTTCCACCAGGTTGCCGCACGTTGGGCAGAGTGGTGGGAGAATCACGGACGGGAACTCACCGATGACCCCGCATTTTATCAAGTGAACCTGCCGCCGTTGTCTGCTCCGGCAGCGACTGATTCCATTCCGTCCTCTGCGCTGTTGAAGACGAAGAGTGGCACGAGCGGCTGGGTGCTGCAGTCGATTCGTAGCGCACCGGAGGGGCTCGTGTTTTATGATCTCGATACGGGTCGGGCTGCGCCACTTCCCGAGCGCTGGAGGGAGAAAGAAATTTCAGAGGACCGGTTTAAGGAAATCCAGGAATGGGCGGCCGGGCAGGGTTACGATATGCTGGGGGACGAAATCAAGGGAGAAGAGGGGCAGACTCAGTTTGTTCTGCGGCCCATCGGTCTTCGCACGTGGGAGTTACCCAAGTCGCGGTGGAAAGAATCCTTGAGCCAGACTTCCATCGACGCACTGCAGGCGGAAGGGCGGGCCAACAAACAGGATCTGCTGGTGAGCTTCGATCCGGAGACCAACCAAGCCAGACCGCTGGATACCGTCACATTCTTCTACATCACGCGTGAAGGAACGCCGGGGATTCTGTATGTGGGGATCGAAGTCCAGGACGACAGTCTGAAGTCGGGCGGTGTTTCGACCGGGGACAATGAGTTGAACCCGGTTGCCTTCCGGAAAGGACGTCGGTTTGGACTCAATCGGCTGGTGACGGGAGCGAATTTATTCCGCGGGAGGTGA
- a CDS encoding M56 family metallopeptidase, whose protein sequence is MSSTLNWLMGSSEDLSNSALLILIRLTLILMVAWLCHCACSRWNPRLRILLWRMMAVSLIFVTVLSLLPYRLQLALLPAASPVVEVDEVVEPPDLNETSAAIELTVPLSGPLSREVELSDRGLIPLNERPPLEDTAATQASILENAGTQETAWTASWFPTGLSGYACVIWGLGVALLTLSWLGGVLRLVALYRRAIPVPAAIQDQAEAIAAQLGYLKSIDVRCSGEVPTPFIVGAWRPGVLIPVQQCAAAERQELQASLAHEIAHCRGNDLRWHHLFTLLQILLWFHPLMWRTRVVHADACDELCDLKAAGYLGDDKLYGRLLAGLALRVAERNRSSALAMARRSQVRKRIEAVSRNRASRGLNRWQAGSMLTTAVAMVVLLGVVRISRAQEQPTEAEDQPQAVQVQESKQAQGVKETLSGTGEPGATVKLYRYPERHTKPVFQGKTTIDDNGHFTFKDVQLPGEGAA, encoded by the coding sequence ATGTCATCCACCTTGAACTGGTTGATGGGCAGCAGTGAAGATTTATCAAATAGTGCCCTGCTGATTCTGATTCGATTGACGCTGATTCTGATGGTGGCCTGGCTCTGTCACTGTGCCTGCAGCCGCTGGAATCCCCGGCTGCGAATTTTACTCTGGCGGATGATGGCGGTCAGTCTAATCTTCGTGACGGTCTTGAGTCTGCTTCCCTACCGACTGCAACTGGCACTGCTGCCTGCCGCATCCCCTGTTGTGGAAGTGGATGAGGTCGTCGAACCTCCGGATCTGAATGAAACGTCTGCTGCCATAGAGTTGACTGTGCCTTTGAGTGGTCCCTTATCCCGGGAGGTTGAACTCTCTGACAGAGGATTAATACCGCTGAATGAACGGCCGCCGCTCGAGGACACCGCCGCCACGCAGGCATCTATTCTTGAGAATGCGGGGACGCAGGAGACGGCATGGACAGCAAGTTGGTTTCCCACTGGTTTGTCGGGTTATGCCTGCGTTATCTGGGGCCTCGGTGTGGCGCTGCTCACATTGAGCTGGTTGGGCGGCGTGCTCAGACTCGTGGCACTCTATCGACGTGCGATACCGGTGCCTGCCGCAATTCAGGATCAGGCTGAGGCGATTGCTGCGCAACTGGGATATCTGAAATCGATTGATGTCCGTTGCAGTGGGGAAGTGCCGACGCCCTTTATCGTAGGGGCATGGCGACCTGGTGTGTTGATACCGGTGCAACAATGCGCTGCTGCGGAACGCCAGGAATTACAGGCGTCTTTGGCACATGAGATCGCCCACTGCCGGGGGAATGACCTGCGCTGGCATCATCTTTTCACGCTGTTACAGATTCTGCTCTGGTTCCATCCGCTGATGTGGAGAACCCGCGTCGTGCATGCGGACGCCTGCGATGAACTATGTGATTTAAAAGCCGCCGGCTATCTGGGGGATGACAAATTGTATGGGCGTCTGCTGGCGGGGCTGGCGTTACGCGTGGCAGAGCGAAACAGGAGCAGTGCCCTGGCGATGGCCCGTCGATCACAGGTGCGCAAACGAATTGAAGCCGTGAGTCGCAACCGGGCCAGCAGGGGATTGAACCGCTGGCAGGCGGGCAGCATGCTGACGACGGCAGTCGCGATGGTGGTTCTCCTGGGAGTGGTGCGCATCAGTCGCGCCCAGGAACAGCCGACGGAGGCTGAAGACCAGCCACAGGCAGTACAGGTCCAGGAGAGTAAGCAGGCTCAGGGCGTCAAAGAGACGCTCTCCGGAACCGGCGAACCGGGGGCGACAGTGAAGCTTTATCGTTATCCCGAAAGGCATACCAAGCCTGTCTTCCAGGGGAAGACAACCATTGACGACAATGGTCACTTTACATTTAAAGATGTGCAGCTGCCTGGTGAGGGGGCCGCCTGA
- a CDS encoding BlaI/MecI/CopY family transcriptional regulator, translated as MKLGGRQLAIMRVLWDRGEATVMDVQESLDLERPLAYSTVATVLSRMEQKGLVRHRAQGRVFYYQPAITEDGIGTSLVDELVDRIFGGSPSALVSHLLESDQVDPDELDRIKRLVSQHEQARPKKKGDRS; from the coding sequence GTGAAACTGGGTGGACGGCAATTAGCCATTATGCGTGTGTTGTGGGATCGTGGCGAAGCCACGGTCATGGACGTTCAGGAATCACTGGATCTGGAACGGCCGCTGGCCTATTCCACCGTGGCGACAGTACTCTCTCGGATGGAACAGAAAGGGCTGGTCAGGCATCGGGCCCAGGGGCGCGTGTTCTACTATCAGCCGGCAATCACCGAAGATGGCATCGGCACTTCGCTCGTCGATGAACTCGTCGATCGCATCTTTGGTGGCAGTCCCTCTGCACTGGTCAGCCATCTGCTGGAAAGCGATCAGGTCGATCCCGATGAACTCGACCGCATTAAACGGCTGGTCTCTCAACATGAGCAAGCGAGACCCAAAAAGAAAGGGGATCGCTCATGA
- a CDS encoding M56 family metallopeptidase yields MTEFLTATNGLFSFLVTYLIHSTILGLLVLLAFMYGPRIRTETRVTFLKVALLGPLLSSLIVTLDYLPHFGWQWSVTSVTEASSSPAETDHQRDRDDLLNSALMPEYQGKYARSTRDNATAAPSLAAVHATTEDLSSRQSTSGPAHGWIIRSVCCLIFLTACISGGILILYQLRQLRRLRLEGQPVTTSDTRSLVKRLSRQAGLREPVSVLESQQIRSPFTAGIIRPFILIPARFLGLLNAQEKAALLAHEIVHVARRDSLWKLVGELLCRGFFFQPLNRCLFRKLEIEMEFVADAHAAQLLDERTGLARCLTKLCEWILTADASRREPQLSVGMAAFRSTLGHRIECLLEDRPLPPRRFMRTTMLGSVLVLLILLVAVAPRAAATPRNPVIEEEPSMKQSLTTLAVLASLTLPAAAEDKQSEQARPAVTSTQPDAIPEGAMNLNGMLVGQLLKKDVERGTFVVKVDAIPRVWKNSKAKNPKSLVGKNIEVNGVFGKWLDVLLLVKPGETLEFEARHDRGTQLTFPGELLRKVAPYKAEDYPVLPEEFRGFRGAVTGKVLKKDPDTFELIVQVDKVTDTWKKSEAENPKSIEGKKMMLAGFWRRKEAYYKLNAGDRIEVGLQHIGRQSDHLSVAEFVRKTDEKPDRESAPDRESAPDREQQSEESSGFPAGMRGFRGILIGTLVSKDVEKGEFVFTADKVKRVWKKNGAKDTKSCEGRQFTVQGVSGKWLDVLLVLKPGDRLECEAFHNRGDQLDFPSELLKKID; encoded by the coding sequence ATGACAGAATTCCTGACCGCCACCAACGGGCTGTTCTCGTTCCTGGTCACATACCTGATTCATTCCACCATCCTAGGCCTGCTGGTTTTACTCGCCTTCATGTACGGGCCGCGCATCAGAACGGAAACCCGCGTCACGTTCCTGAAAGTCGCCCTGCTCGGTCCCCTGCTTTCCAGCCTGATCGTCACACTCGACTACTTACCCCACTTCGGCTGGCAATGGTCGGTCACCTCTGTAACGGAAGCATCCAGCTCACCAGCCGAGACCGATCATCAGCGGGACAGGGATGACTTATTAAACTCAGCTTTGATGCCTGAATATCAGGGGAAATATGCCAGGAGCACCCGCGATAACGCGACCGCTGCCCCCTCACTCGCAGCAGTGCATGCGACAACCGAGGATTTGTCAAGCAGACAGTCCACTTCGGGTCCCGCCCATGGCTGGATCATCCGCTCGGTCTGCTGTCTCATCTTCCTGACAGCATGTATCTCGGGGGGAATTCTGATTCTGTATCAACTCCGCCAGTTGCGGCGTTTACGGTTGGAAGGACAACCTGTTACAACATCAGACACGCGATCGCTCGTGAAGCGACTGTCTCGCCAGGCGGGGCTCCGGGAACCGGTCAGTGTACTCGAATCTCAACAGATCCGCAGTCCCTTCACCGCGGGTATCATCCGCCCGTTCATTTTAATCCCGGCGCGTTTTCTCGGCTTGCTGAATGCACAGGAAAAGGCAGCCCTGCTGGCCCATGAAATCGTGCATGTCGCCCGCAGGGACAGCCTCTGGAAATTAGTGGGAGAACTGCTGTGTCGCGGCTTCTTCTTTCAACCGCTGAATCGCTGCCTGTTCCGGAAACTGGAAATCGAAATGGAGTTCGTCGCCGATGCCCACGCCGCACAACTGCTGGATGAACGCACGGGACTGGCACGCTGTCTGACAAAACTCTGTGAGTGGATCCTGACGGCTGATGCTTCACGGCGGGAACCACAGCTCAGTGTTGGAATGGCCGCCTTCCGTTCTACCCTGGGCCATCGTATTGAATGTCTGCTGGAAGACAGACCGCTCCCTCCCAGGCGGTTTATGCGAACGACAATGCTGGGATCTGTTCTGGTACTCCTGATCTTACTGGTTGCAGTCGCGCCACGTGCCGCTGCGACTCCGCGGAACCCTGTCATAGAAGAGGAACCTTCAATGAAACAATCACTGACGACCCTGGCCGTTCTCGCCAGCCTGACGCTACCCGCCGCCGCGGAAGACAAACAGTCCGAGCAGGCACGCCCCGCGGTAACCAGCACACAACCCGATGCCATTCCCGAGGGGGCTATGAATCTCAACGGAATGTTAGTCGGTCAGCTGCTGAAAAAAGATGTGGAACGGGGAACCTTCGTTGTCAAAGTGGATGCCATCCCTCGCGTCTGGAAGAACAGCAAGGCGAAGAATCCCAAGAGCCTGGTTGGCAAGAATATTGAAGTCAACGGCGTATTCGGAAAGTGGCTGGATGTGCTGCTGCTGGTCAAACCGGGTGAAACGCTGGAATTTGAAGCACGCCATGATCGCGGTACCCAACTTACGTTTCCCGGAGAACTCCTCCGCAAAGTAGCCCCCTACAAAGCGGAAGACTACCCCGTACTTCCGGAGGAGTTCCGCGGATTTCGCGGTGCTGTGACGGGCAAGGTCCTCAAAAAAGATCCCGATACCTTTGAGCTCATCGTGCAGGTCGACAAGGTAACGGACACCTGGAAAAAGAGTGAAGCCGAAAACCCCAAAAGCATTGAAGGCAAAAAAATGATGCTCGCCGGGTTCTGGCGTCGCAAAGAAGCCTACTACAAACTGAATGCAGGCGACCGCATTGAAGTCGGCCTGCAACATATCGGCCGCCAGAGTGACCATCTCTCGGTAGCCGAATTCGTCCGCAAAACCGATGAGAAACCCGACCGCGAATCTGCCCCCGATCGCGAATCGGCCCCCGATCGGGAGCAGCAGTCAGAAGAATCCAGCGGTTTTCCTGCCGGCATGCGCGGCTTTCGCGGCATCTTAATCGGAACACTCGTCAGCAAAGATGTCGAAAAAGGTGAGTTCGTCTTCACCGCGGATAAAGTCAAGCGGGTCTGGAAAAAGAACGGGGCCAAAGACACCAAAAGTTGTGAAGGTCGTCAGTTTACCGTGCAGGGTGTCTCCGGAAAGTGGCTGGATGTGCTGCTCGTACTGAAACCCGGTGATCGCCTGGAATGCGAAGCCTTCCACAACCGCGGCGACCAGCTCGACTTCCCCAGCGAACTCCTGAAAAAAATTGACTGA
- a CDS encoding DUF1549 and DUF1553 domain-containing protein, with amino-acid sequence MRAFFSCFSLLLMAVPAFAEQAATKILPPVSQRFAPADSGEQPDFQKHVIPLLGRLGCNGRACHGSFQGRGGFQLSLFGYDFQMDHAALHGKAGSTAGPRINVKQPEQSLILRKAMEQVDHEGGERFASGSWEHHLFQRWIETGARGTQTPRQLKELQIEPAEVIFHKDSRPLQLQVVAVWQDGSREDVTPLCRFRSNDDTVVSVSENGELKTEGPGDTHLIAFYDNGVAALPVMRALSEQGQKHTPPKPARTKIDEFIEAKLNKLGIQPSPVCTDAEFLRRVSIDLTGTLPAPQEIEAFLADPSPGKRDDKIDELLQRPAYAAWWANRLCDFTGCNPNQQAELGQDLSVQWYTWIFQRLQENLPYDQLIERIVLSRSREEDQSFLEYSQSVSAYFRDHAPAEFANRRTMPHYWTRRTMEKPEDKALAFAHSFLGIRLQCAQCHKHPFAPWTQTDFQQFSAFFKQVEFGVQPDAEKEYRELAQKVGLNVRGKQGAPIRPAVLKHAQAGRVIPWRELYIAPQSKPARLSLLRSGTVEISPGDDPRSAIMNWMKNPDNPWFARAFVNRVWAGYFHAGIIDPPDELNAANPPSHPQLLDWLSSEFIAHDYDMQWLHRQIVSSDAYQRSRTPNATNSADRRNFSRAIPRRLPAEIVYDGIKQAVAASNEMDSVRTDLTRRAIGHLSMRLAGTYAMHVFGKPERAVNCDCERVNQPTLLQSIFMQNDPLVEQRLAGSGWIEEIDTLEQAGNSPDRATLIQTAWLRTVGRRPNRQEIERAEQHLAQCTTTAEGISDLLWALLNTKEFMLNH; translated from the coding sequence ATGCGTGCTTTCTTCAGTTGTTTCTCGCTACTCCTCATGGCGGTCCCTGCATTCGCAGAACAGGCCGCCACAAAAATCCTGCCCCCCGTCAGTCAGCGATTTGCACCCGCTGACTCCGGGGAGCAGCCTGATTTCCAGAAACATGTCATCCCACTGCTGGGTCGGCTGGGTTGCAATGGCCGCGCCTGTCATGGATCGTTCCAGGGACGAGGTGGATTTCAACTCTCGCTGTTTGGCTACGATTTCCAGATGGACCACGCGGCGCTCCACGGGAAAGCTGGCTCGACTGCCGGCCCCCGGATCAACGTCAAGCAACCGGAACAAAGCCTGATTCTCCGGAAAGCCATGGAGCAGGTTGACCACGAGGGAGGCGAGCGGTTTGCATCCGGTTCCTGGGAACATCATCTCTTCCAGCGCTGGATTGAAACCGGGGCTCGGGGAACGCAGACACCGCGTCAGCTGAAAGAGTTACAGATCGAACCAGCTGAAGTCATCTTCCACAAGGACTCCCGTCCCCTGCAACTACAGGTCGTCGCCGTCTGGCAGGATGGAAGTCGTGAAGACGTCACCCCGCTCTGCCGGTTTCGCTCCAACGATGATACGGTGGTCAGCGTCAGCGAAAACGGGGAATTGAAAACGGAGGGTCCGGGCGACACACATCTCATCGCCTTCTACGACAACGGCGTCGCGGCACTGCCCGTGATGCGTGCCCTCTCTGAGCAGGGTCAGAAACACACTCCCCCAAAACCCGCACGCACGAAAATTGATGAGTTTATTGAAGCCAAATTAAACAAGCTGGGAATCCAGCCTTCACCGGTCTGCACCGATGCCGAGTTTCTCCGCCGGGTGAGTATCGATCTCACAGGCACCTTGCCCGCACCGCAGGAGATTGAAGCATTTCTCGCTGATCCATCCCCCGGTAAACGCGATGACAAAATCGACGAATTACTCCAGCGTCCCGCTTACGCCGCCTGGTGGGCCAACCGGCTGTGCGATTTCACGGGCTGCAATCCCAACCAGCAGGCGGAACTTGGACAGGACCTGTCCGTGCAATGGTACACCTGGATCTTTCAGCGCCTGCAGGAAAATCTGCCCTATGATCAGCTGATCGAGCGAATCGTACTTTCCCGCAGTCGCGAAGAGGACCAGTCCTTTCTCGAATACAGCCAGAGTGTCTCGGCTTATTTTCGGGATCACGCGCCTGCCGAATTTGCGAACCGACGTACGATGCCTCATTACTGGACGCGTCGGACCATGGAAAAGCCAGAAGACAAAGCGCTCGCCTTCGCGCATAGCTTCCTCGGCATTCGCCTGCAATGTGCCCAGTGCCACAAACATCCCTTCGCCCCCTGGACACAAACCGACTTCCAGCAGTTCTCCGCGTTTTTTAAGCAGGTCGAGTTTGGTGTGCAGCCGGATGCAGAAAAAGAATACCGCGAGCTCGCCCAAAAAGTCGGATTAAACGTGCGCGGCAAACAGGGTGCCCCCATTCGCCCGGCTGTCCTCAAACACGCACAGGCAGGACGCGTGATCCCCTGGCGGGAGTTGTACATCGCCCCGCAATCCAAGCCCGCCCGCCTGAGTCTGCTGCGGAGTGGCACCGTAGAAATTTCCCCCGGCGACGACCCGCGCAGCGCCATCATGAACTGGATGAAGAATCCCGACAATCCCTGGTTTGCACGGGCCTTTGTGAACCGTGTCTGGGCCGGATATTTTCACGCGGGAATCATCGACCCGCCCGATGAACTCAACGCGGCGAACCCGCCCAGCCATCCACAGCTTCTGGACTGGTTGAGCAGCGAATTCATTGCGCATGACTATGACATGCAGTGGCTGCATCGGCAAATCGTTTCCAGCGACGCTTACCAGCGCAGCAGGACACCCAACGCCACAAACAGCGCTGACCGCCGAAACTTCAGCCGGGCCATCCCCCGACGACTGCCCGCGGAAATCGTGTACGATGGCATTAAGCAGGCCGTCGCTGCCTCGAATGAAATGGACTCCGTCAGAACGGATCTCACCCGGCGGGCAATCGGCCACCTGTCGATGCGGCTCGCAGGCACCTATGCCATGCATGTCTTCGGCAAACCGGAGCGGGCGGTCAATTGTGACTGCGAACGCGTCAACCAGCCCACGCTGCTGCAATCCATTTTCATGCAGAACGATCCCCTCGTTGAACAACGCCTCGCCGGCAGCGGATGGATTGAGGAAATCGACACCCTCGAACAGGCCGGCAATTCCCCCGATCGTGCCACACTCATTCAAACTGCCTGGTTGCGTACTGTCGGACGAAGGCCGAACCGGCAGGAAATCGAACGGGCGGAACAACACCTGGCCCAATGCACGACAACCGCAGAAGGCATCTCTGACTTACTCTGGGCCCTGCTCAACACCAAAGAATTCATGCTAAACCACTAA
- a CDS encoding BlaI/MecI/CopY family transcriptional regulator produces the protein MSRFTPGELAVMQILWEQGELKPSELQELFPEPIKNPALRSYLAILVEKGHISRRKVGKAYYYKAITRRKAAFRSTIRQIVDAYCEGSARKLILDLIRAEKLSQDELLELKRLADDPQQK, from the coding sequence ATGTCGCGTTTTACACCAGGCGAACTTGCTGTGATGCAGATCCTGTGGGAGCAGGGTGAGCTGAAGCCAAGTGAGTTGCAGGAACTTTTTCCGGAGCCGATTAAAAATCCGGCGCTGCGTTCCTACCTTGCGATCCTCGTCGAGAAGGGGCACATCTCACGACGCAAGGTCGGTAAGGCTTACTATTATAAGGCGATCACGCGTCGCAAGGCGGCGTTTCGTTCGACGATTCGTCAGATTGTCGATGCTTACTGCGAAGGTTCCGCCAGGAAACTCATTCTAGATCTGATTCGCGCAGAGAAGCTGAGCCAGGACGAGTTACTGGAACTCAAACGGCTGGCAGATGATCCCCAGCAAAAATGA
- a CDS encoding DUF1501 domain-containing protein encodes MLNSLTQLTRRQMLKVGVLGSGLSLSQHLRLNAETGQTDTQRSAILIFLGGGPSHQDTFDLKPDAPKEYRGQFDPISTSASGVQICEHLPRLARQADRYAVLRGITHNLAAHGLGTRYLMTGNRPTPVVKYPMYGSVVSREFPAAHDLPSFVSIDRPVEGPGYLGPEYGPLSTGEKPRYGQPFRVRGITLGDGMTVDKYRSRRELLADLDTAFQGFEKQDDTVRGLDRFSEKAYRIISSPRARSAFDLSLESDREIDRFGRHDYGQSVLLTTRLIEAGVRFVTVLLEGWDTHQDNFNTLGRKLLPQLDQSLAALFDRLESKGLLQSTSILVTGEFGRTPKINGNAGRDHWARAMCALMAGGAVQGGQVLGATDDKAQAPIDQGFTPDDLAASFFQNIGIDPKTEYSANVGRPITLIRNGAPIPGLLSGT; translated from the coding sequence ATGTTAAACTCGCTCACACAACTGACGCGTCGGCAAATGCTGAAAGTGGGTGTCCTGGGTTCGGGTCTCTCGCTGAGCCAGCATCTCAGACTGAATGCGGAAACAGGTCAGACAGACACACAGCGTTCCGCCATTCTGATTTTTCTGGGCGGCGGCCCTTCGCATCAGGACACCTTCGATCTCAAACCAGACGCACCGAAAGAATACCGGGGACAGTTTGACCCGATTTCCACATCCGCGTCAGGGGTTCAGATCTGTGAGCACCTGCCGCGCCTGGCCCGCCAGGCCGACCGCTATGCTGTGCTGCGGGGCATCACCCACAATCTTGCCGCCCACGGCTTAGGCACACGTTACCTGATGACCGGCAACCGCCCCACGCCAGTCGTGAAATACCCCATGTATGGCAGCGTCGTCAGCCGGGAGTTTCCCGCCGCCCACGATCTCCCTTCATTTGTTTCTATTGATCGCCCCGTCGAAGGTCCCGGCTATCTGGGACCGGAATATGGGCCGCTGTCAACCGGGGAAAAGCCACGCTACGGACAACCCTTTCGAGTGCGGGGCATCACACTCGGCGATGGCATGACCGTGGACAAATACCGTTCCCGACGAGAACTGCTTGCCGATCTGGATACGGCCTTTCAAGGCTTTGAAAAACAGGACGACACGGTCCGCGGTCTGGATCGGTTTTCGGAAAAGGCCTATCGCATCATCAGCTCTCCCCGGGCACGCAGTGCCTTTGATCTCTCCCTCGAATCCGACCGGGAAATTGATCGCTTCGGTCGCCACGACTATGGGCAAAGCGTCTTACTCACCACCCGGCTCATTGAAGCCGGTGTGCGGTTTGTGACGGTCCTGCTCGAAGGCTGGGACACGCATCAGGACAACTTCAATACCCTCGGGCGCAAACTGCTGCCGCAACTCGATCAGTCACTCGCAGCCCTCTTCGACCGCCTGGAATCCAAAGGCCTGCTCCAGTCGACGTCGATTCTGGTCACCGGGGAATTTGGCCGCACTCCTAAAATCAACGGCAATGCCGGACGCGATCATTGGGCACGCGCCATGTGCGCCCTGATGGCCGGCGGCGCAGTCCAAGGGGGACAGGTCCTGGGTGCAACCGATGACAAGGCACAAGCCCCCATCGATCAAGGCTTCACACCCGACGATCTCGCCGCCAGCTTTTTCCAAAACATAGGCATCGACCCCAAAACGGAATACAGCGCCAACGTCGGCCGACCTATCACCCTCATCCGCAACGGCGCCCCCATCCCCGGCCTGTTGTCGGGGACTTAG